A DNA window from Streptomyces canus contains the following coding sequences:
- a CDS encoding hydroxymethylglutaryl-CoA synthase family protein: protein MALGIEAVNAYLGRARVGVRDLFLHRGLDLSRFGNLGMEQKSVALPCEDAVSNAVNAARPLIDRLGPDLAATIELVVVATESGLDFGKPLSTYVHHHLGLSRRCRSFEVKHACYGGTAALRSALGILRDSPAPDARALVIATDAPSAAGRGTYWEPSEGTGAVALLIGSDPRVLTLDPGASGFHTYEVMDTARPSLHEDVVDADLSLLAYLDCLDQSWAAYQARVPGADLRATFDHLVLHTPFAGMVKGAHRSLLRKREHLPAPAIEADYATRVAPSVRYASQVGNLFSASLYLALCSLLEAEPSHSARRIGLFSYGSGCASEFFSGVLAPEAHRHVGVNGSLAAAIEDRRALTPQEYDTLSADRDAAAFGSRDTDLAPHRETSLYASHFAGHGLLVLDRVRDYHREYRWT from the coding sequence ATGGCACTCGGAATCGAAGCGGTCAACGCCTACCTCGGCAGGGCGCGGGTGGGCGTCCGCGACCTGTTCCTGCACCGGGGCCTCGACCTGTCCCGGTTCGGCAACCTCGGAATGGAACAGAAGTCGGTCGCCCTGCCCTGCGAGGACGCCGTCAGCAACGCCGTCAACGCCGCCCGCCCGCTGATCGACCGGCTCGGCCCCGACCTGGCCGCCACCATCGAACTCGTCGTCGTGGCCACCGAATCCGGCCTGGACTTCGGCAAACCGCTCAGCACCTACGTGCACCACCACCTCGGCCTGTCGCGCCGCTGCCGTTCCTTCGAGGTGAAACACGCCTGCTACGGCGGAACCGCCGCGCTGCGCAGCGCCCTCGGCATCCTGCGCGACAGCCCCGCGCCGGACGCCCGCGCTCTCGTCATCGCCACCGACGCCCCCAGCGCGGCGGGCCGGGGCACCTACTGGGAACCCTCGGAGGGCACCGGAGCCGTCGCTCTGCTCATCGGCTCGGACCCCCGCGTCCTCACTCTGGACCCGGGGGCCAGCGGTTTCCACACCTACGAGGTGATGGACACCGCCCGCCCGAGCCTGCACGAGGACGTGGTCGACGCCGACCTGTCCCTGCTCGCCTACCTCGACTGCCTGGACCAGAGCTGGGCCGCCTACCAGGCCCGTGTCCCCGGCGCCGACCTGCGCGCCACCTTCGACCACCTCGTCCTGCACACCCCTTTCGCCGGAATGGTGAAGGGCGCCCACCGCTCGCTCCTGCGCAAGCGGGAACACCTGCCCGCACCCGCCATCGAGGCCGACTACGCCACCAGGGTCGCCCCCTCCGTGCGCTACGCCTCCCAGGTCGGCAACCTGTTCTCCGCCTCCCTCTACCTCGCCCTGTGCTCCCTCCTCGAAGCGGAGCCCTCACACAGCGCCCGCCGTATCGGGCTCTTCTCCTACGGATCGGGGTGCGCCTCGGAGTTCTTCAGCGGCGTCCTCGCACCGGAAGCCCACCGCCACGTCGGCGTGAACGGCTCGCTCGCCGCCGCCATCGAGGATCGGCGCGCCCTGACACCGCAGGAGTACGACACGCTCAGCGCGGACCGCGACGCCGCCGCCTTCGGTAGCCGGGACACCGATCTCGCACCGCACCGCGAAACCTCCCTCTACGCGAGCCACTTCGCCGGCCACGGGCTGCTGGTACTCGACCGCGTCCGTGACTACCACCGGGAGTACCGATGGACGTGA